In the genome of Poecilia reticulata strain Guanapo linkage group LG16, Guppy_female_1.0+MT, whole genome shotgun sequence, one region contains:
- the cacng7b gene encoding voltage-dependent calcium channel gamma-7 subunit, whose translation MSSCSSRALTILSTVFGACGLLLVGVAVSTDYWLIMVEGIILQQNQSMEVKMALHSGLWRVCFVAGSENGRCVASEYFTEPEIEITTENTANILKMVRTATPFPMVSLLFVFTAFVISNIGHIRPQRTILAFVSGIFFILSGLSLVVGLVLYISSINDEVMNRPREPEQFFNYHYGWSFAFAASSFLLKEGAGVLSVYLFMKRYAEEEMYRPHPAIYRPRLSEGSDYSGQYLHPESSWPPPKRGRSTSEASSDISIQLNQTPPAPPKCTLQVGGQGSPPSMSSSAGSYQMQPQPTGYPSTHTLPRSHSSHPQGQALPMTMPPSPVPPPHYHTHVHMSASPC comes from the exons ATGAGTTCATGCAGCAGCCGTGCATTGACCATCCTGTCCACAGTGTTTGGAGCCTGCGGACTGCTGCTGGTGGGGGTGGCTGTGTCCACCGACTACTGGCTCATAATGGTGGAGGGAATcatcctgcagcagaaccagagcatGGAGGTGAAGATGGCTCTGCATTCTGGCCTCTGGAGAGTTTGCTTTGTGGCTG GATCAGAGAACGGGAGGTGTGTTGCTTCGGAGTACTTCACCGAGCCCGAAATAGAGATCACCACCGAAAACACGGCAAACATCCTGA AGATGGTTCGCACGGCCACGCCCTTCCCCATGGTGTCTCTGCTCTTCGTCTTCACGGCCTTCGTCATCAGCAACATCGGACACATCCGGCCGCAGCGCACCATCCTGGCCTTTGTGTCCGGGATCTTCTTCATTCTCTCAG GCCTCAGTCTGGTGGTGGGTCTGGTGCTCTACATCTCCAGTATTAATGATGAGGTGATGAACCGGCCCAGAGAGCCAGAGCAGTTCTTCAATTACCACTACGGCTGGTCCTTCGCCTTCGCTGCCTCTTCCTTCTTACTCAAAGAG GGTGCCGGAGTTTTATCAGTCTACCTGTTCATGAAGCGTTACGCAGAGGAAGAGATGTACCGCCCCCACCCTGCCATCTACCGCCCCCGTCTGTCCGAGGGCAGCGACTACAGCGGCCAGTACCTCCACCCAGAATCCTCCTGGCCTCCACCCAAGAGAGGCCGCAGCACCTCGGAGGCGTCCAGCGACATCTCCATCCAGCTCAACCAGACTCCGCCGGCGCCGCCGAAATGCACCCTCCAAGTTGGCGGCCAGGGAAGCCCGCCCTCCATGTCATCTTCTGCAGGGAGCTACCAGATGCAGCCACAGCCCACTGGTTACCCCTCCACACACACCCTACCCAGGTCCCACTCCTCCCACCCTCAGGGCCAGGCTCTTCCCATGACCATGCCTCCATCGCCTGTACCCCCACCTCACTATcacacacatgtgcacatgAGCGCCTCCCCCTGTTAA